The uncultured Hyphomonas sp. genome includes a region encoding these proteins:
- a CDS encoding efflux RND transporter periplasmic adaptor subunit, with the protein MRIWIALAALTALGFAWTFSPRAIEVDAALVTRADMTVTVSDDGMTRVRDVFVLSAPLDGTMSRVEVEPGDHVTVGETVISTIRPLLPPLLPARTTAQLKSNVSSAEAALTAARADAERLRAEHKRLKRDLDRAKKLFESATVSQQAVDNAEAAEREGYLALRSSEAVIGVRRQELAAAHAALMPSKTQNGSDTVAVIAPLSGQILAIDRESEGPIAQGTPIAEIGDLNSLECVADFLSEEAVRVKPGDPVIFTDWGGPPLPGRVRRVEPAGFTKVSALGIEEQRVNIVMDLNDPSARQNLGHGYRFVANIAVWEGPNRLVVPMSALFRDADGWAVFVISNGKAEWRSVSVGHTNRTFAEILSGLEKGNRVVIHPPRQLERGAKVKVRAASRTHRAVDSTAAATG; encoded by the coding sequence ATGCGTATCTGGATAGCACTCGCCGCTCTTACGGCGCTCGGCTTTGCGTGGACCTTTTCTCCCCGCGCAATTGAAGTCGATGCAGCTTTGGTCACTCGTGCGGACATGACGGTGACTGTTTCAGACGATGGCATGACGAGAGTCCGCGACGTTTTCGTACTATCAGCTCCACTCGATGGCACCATGTCCAGGGTGGAAGTTGAGCCGGGAGATCATGTGACGGTGGGTGAAACCGTCATATCCACAATTCGCCCATTGCTGCCACCGCTGCTGCCTGCACGCACCACGGCACAATTAAAGTCGAACGTCTCCTCCGCGGAAGCGGCGCTGACGGCGGCGCGCGCTGATGCGGAACGCCTGCGCGCTGAACACAAGCGCCTCAAGCGCGATCTTGATCGTGCAAAAAAGCTATTTGAATCCGCAACCGTGTCACAGCAAGCAGTCGACAATGCCGAAGCAGCGGAACGGGAAGGCTACCTCGCCTTACGGTCCAGCGAAGCGGTGATCGGTGTACGGCGGCAGGAACTTGCTGCCGCACACGCCGCCCTGATGCCCAGCAAGACCCAGAATGGCAGCGATACGGTTGCTGTCATCGCACCCCTGTCCGGCCAGATTCTTGCCATTGACCGTGAAAGCGAAGGCCCGATCGCGCAAGGCACACCCATCGCCGAAATCGGAGACCTGAACTCCCTCGAATGTGTCGCCGATTTTCTCTCGGAAGAAGCTGTGCGCGTGAAGCCGGGAGATCCTGTGATATTTACGGACTGGGGCGGCCCGCCCCTGCCGGGCCGGGTCCGCCGTGTGGAACCTGCAGGCTTCACCAAAGTCTCAGCCCTCGGCATTGAAGAGCAGCGCGTAAACATCGTCATGGATCTCAATGATCCTTCGGCCCGGCAAAATCTGGGGCACGGCTATCGGTTCGTCGCAAATATTGCGGTTTGGGAAGGCCCCAACCGGCTGGTTGTTCCCATGTCCGCATTGTTCCGGGATGCTGATGGCTGGGCCGTCTTCGTAATATCCAACGGAAAAGCCGAATGGCGAAGCGTCTCGGTCGGGCATACCAACCGGACGTTTGCAGAAATCCTGAGCGGTCTTGAAAAAGGCAACCGCGTCGTTATCCATCCGCCACGGCAGTTGGAGCGCGGTGCGAAAGTGAAAGTTCGTGCCGCATCCAGAACACATCGTGCAGTAGACAGCACTGCTGCCGCAACAGGCTGA
- a CDS encoding host attachment protein, with protein sequence MEETDREAKMHLRNGDWVVVCDAGKYVVYENQGDTDRLDLRTISFDDHTNPPTHEQGTDRPGRLPGPGGQSSAVGDTDWHEQEEKRFIGALATQMDGWAAAEPDRRFVLAADPRSMGTLRQALNEHTLSRIAHSITGDHVHRPVSAIEALINEA encoded by the coding sequence TTGGAGGAAACAGACAGGGAGGCGAAAATGCATCTCAGAAATGGAGATTGGGTCGTCGTTTGCGATGCCGGAAAGTATGTCGTTTACGAAAACCAGGGCGATACGGACAGGCTGGACCTGCGGACCATCAGCTTCGATGATCACACCAATCCGCCCACGCATGAACAGGGAACCGATAGACCTGGCCGTCTTCCCGGCCCGGGCGGCCAGAGTTCAGCAGTCGGGGATACTGACTGGCATGAGCAAGAAGAGAAGCGCTTTATCGGAGCACTTGCAACGCAAATGGACGGATGGGCGGCTGCAGAACCTGATCGCCGCTTCGTGCTTGCGGCCGATCCTCGCTCAATGGGGACCCTCAGACAGGCCCTGAATGAGCACACGCTGAGCCGGATTGCACATTCAATTACCGGTGATCATGTTCATCGCCCCGTCTCAGCCATTGAAGCGCTGATCAACGAGGCCTGA